In Ostrea edulis chromosome 6, xbOstEdul1.1, whole genome shotgun sequence, a single window of DNA contains:
- the LOC130047278 gene encoding uncharacterized protein LOC130047278, which produces MRIFLVLSKVMHTNLEKFLRWIKACRRLHDQLNAQRINKHRTVCSKHFIEGNGPTLQYPDPTPADSSILRPARPVRKRSLSLSENQTVIKEDNCEYNGCRRQCTGRGR; this is translated from the exons ATGAG GATATTTCTAGTCCTCTCCAAAgtgatg CATACAAACCTTGAAAAGTTCCTCCGTTGGATCAAAGCATGCCGGCGTCTACACGATCAGCTTAATGCTCAGAGGATAAATAAACATAGAACAGTTTGTTCAAAG CATTTTATAGAAGGTAATGGACCAACTCTTCAATATCCTGACCCAACACCAGCTGATAGCTCCATTCTACGACCAGCAAGACCAGTTCGCAAGCGCAGTCTTAGTCTGAGTGAAAATCAGACTGTCATCAAAGAAGATAATTGTGAG tacAATGGATGTAGAAGGCAATGTACAGGACGAGGAAGATGA